In Ananas comosus cultivar F153 linkage group 7, ASM154086v1, whole genome shotgun sequence, the sequence TCTATTTTATCTggcaattttgaaaatataaacaggaTGTGCAGTATTTATCACTATAAAGGATGAAGCACCAACAATACAGTCCACTGCTGAGGATACCATTACGTAATGACAATGAGGCCAAAGAACTTATAATAAAGCaagatttaagtgcccatcgatATAGGCTGTATCTACCATACTatatcgtgccaacaaaatatcagCACGATACAGCTCCCataccgatggcacagctcaaaactctcttttctttacattagtaagtaattttttcaataaagttcaaaagacttgataaagatacataataagcaattaaaatattttgttgctaaaaaaaataaatactttatgtAATTATATGTAGgtaacacatatattttttgtgaccagcATGCATCGGCACAGTCCGGCACGCACCATAtcataccgtgccggcaagttttcgacacgaccccgtgccacggaaCTTAAATCCTTGCGAGAAAAAGCCTTGACAAACGATCATTCACTCAAGATTTAGTATTTCTAAATCACCAAAAATTACACTACTTTTTAGTAATCAACAGGGAAAGTTTTTATTCTCAAATTCTGGTTTTGAACAAAACTATTTCCTACTGTCGCTAACATAAGTACACTGAGCAATCAGATTAAGTTGACAGATCCATGTATTGTTGCCGACTACAGCCCCTATGCCAACTACAGCCCCTATGATTAAACACTTTCCTGGGAACAAATCTGCCAGGGAAAGTAGTTTCAATTcaaagtattttattttctgtGGTAAATGAGTAAGTGGCAATCTCTCTACCCAACACTTAATATACCAAAAGCATCGAGGGTTGGTATTCCGAAAGCACTTTACGCTGACTATACAAAATATATGTACAAGCAGACAAAGAATGACAGGGCCACCAGTATTGGAGtgctaaagaaaaagaatgattgaATAATTGAGTTAGGTTTTCTATACACTTGGGCTCGAATTTAATCTCTCACAAGAAGCGAAGAAAGAGACTATAATTACTATTGCACTCTGATTATAGCCATAGATAAATGTAGTCCTGGTCTAAGTGTTTGACTTCGGACAAAGAGCCGTAATTGGAAAAGGTCACCTATCCATTTCATAGAGTATTATACATGTGGAAATCCAAGGAAGGAAACAACCCCAGATCCGCCTAGACTTTGAATTGATTGCAAATCGCTCAAATACTAGAAGTTGGAAAGATGAAATTTATTATGTGAATAATTGATTTGCACTAATCAACTACCCAGCTTGATTTTCTCGCCTTCTATCTGCTGTCGTTACGAGATGGTCATGCGACAGGAAAGATACTAGAAATGAAGTTGAAAATCTAACGTTAGAAAATTTAGTGCTAACGTAAACCCTTTCCACAAAATTTAGGGTTAATTGACCCTGTCCGGCAAGAAAATCCCGAACAGGATGTAAACCCTTCCCAAAACCAAATCtgaacaaattttatttcaaatggaATTCAAATCAAATCTGATCCAGGACCCATAATATGAAGATTAAAGATGCTTAATAGATTCTTAAGCTAAATTAAATAGAGCAGCTAAGGCATCGTCCGGTATTATCACAGTTTGTTCATTTTCGTGAACACAAACTCTATCCAATGGAACATAGGTAAGTTCATCTACTAGTGCATCCAACCACATATAGTTCTTTTAtgaaacaaatagaaaaaacaGTAAGAAATCTAAGTGAGCTGTAACTATTTAACAACTAGTCATTCCCCCTTTCTTTGATAATATATACATGGTATCTCTAAAACAGCATTTCTATTTGAGAAACTATAGATTTTCAGCCTCCTTTGGGTACACTTCTGCTTGTAATCTGTACGACAAAAACCAAAAGCTTACTAGTAAcatcttttttgcttcttttttgtAACAAAGATGCCTTTTGGCAATTGGCCAGACTACATCGCAAGCTAGCCAATGATGACAAAAGTAGCGATGTCCCTCTATTGGCACATCCAACCACAGAATTgttacatataaaaattaaaaaaacaacaGCAATACCAAACAAGGTATAACTAcattaattttattagttatactttttcttttgataataATATGCAGTATACAATAAGTGTGAAACAACCgatgtactctaaaagcttaagctgttagagaacggtgtttaaacatttttatatttaacactccccctcacgtctgggctcgaaacCTTTTAATcagcccatgacgtgggcttgaattaaatgggaggaaattaatatgctaggagtctggcgtgactcgaactcaggacctcctgctctgataccatgtgaaacaaccgttgtactctaaaagcttaagctgttagagaacggtgtttaaacatttttatatttaacaataagAATGTTCTTAGTCaagaaactaaaaatttaaggCCAAATTTGGTTAGACTTGACACTTGCTTTGTTTTCTTAACAGTGAAATTTTATGCGACTGAATGTGCTAGCATATGACAAATTATTAGCaaactatatatgtataaagtTTGTTCAGccagaggaaaaaagaaaagaaaaaaaaaaaaattagtgacaacttatttcacttgtttcctttttttgtgaAGAAAATGAGTTTGCAAGCTAATCAACACGTCCCAAGAATAAAAAAGTTCATCCATTAGTGCGTTCAAATGCATGGAAATGTAAGCATAGTGAAACAAGGCTTTAAAATCGTTGATTTGTAATTTCAATTTTCATGTAAAAATAGGACCGACACTAGATTGGGTCCGGATGTAACTTCTAAAGCATCAATGGTTAAATCGCCTAGTGTACAAAAGTTCCCTACACAGAAAATTCGCAATCAATTTCCAATGTATGAAAATCTTCTTTTGGATCAGCCAGTCAGCAACTTTAGTAAAATCACAATTTTAAGGCGCTAGGTCACATACTAAAACACTCGACCTATCGTGTCCTTACAACAGGTATTAACAGGTTGTGACAATGCATGGGACAATCTCACAGACCCagttcttttcttatttttccttCAGTGGTCCTCAAGAAATGCTACATGCTATATATAAGACAGATCTCAAAGTGGAAGCAATAAAACAAGCGCAGGTAAAAACAGAGGGGGAAGGGAGTAAGCTTTCCAGAGCATACCAGCTCCAGCGAAGAGGTGGGGCCCGGGGAAGAGCTTCCCTGTGCGGAACCACGTATTTATTGCCCCTCCCACTGCCTCGAACACTCCGAATCCCAGCAGTATCGACCCTGCATTATAGTGCCGATCCCTGTACGATCCCTTCAGCAGCTCCTTCCTCTCCTGTTCAAATCCCAACACCAAAAATTTCAcatctaaattctaatttctgCACTcccatgaaaaataataattgaaacAAACACGGAGATAATTATGAAATTGTGCTATGGCAGTAATTGTTGCTACTCAAAGAACAGTTTTAACATCGTTACTCATTTACATGTTTAAAAGATCTGACAAAATATACAACACAAACTGACGGAAGAGGCAAAAGAAACTACAAATAGAACAACACTAAGAAATTTATGTTATTATATGATGAATGTAAATGAATCAAAGCCTCGTGAAACAGAGTCGTAGGGCCGATTCCGATGCTATAATACAAAAAGATAGATATATGAAGTAGAATACGACAAAATGGTTCGGGAataatcagaaaactgattttggcTCCGATACCATATTACCAAAAACATCTGTTGAAATTGGGGAGCTAAGGACTAGTTGAAATCTTATAGGATACGGTTCGGGAATAGTCCGGGGTCACCTCGGTGAGCTTCTGAATCTTGGCTTCGACCGGGGAGACCTCCGcagggggcggcggcgacgcatCGGAAGCAGCGGCGCCAGCGGGaactgcggcggcggcgggggccgGGGATTTGACCTGCTGCTTCTTGAGCTGGTTGATCTCGTCCTGGATGGTGCGGACGCGGCGCCACTGCCACCCCAAGTACCCCGCCCACAGCGTGTAGAAGAAGAGCCCGCTCATCACCAACGGGTGCACCAGCGCCAGCGTGCGCCCCTCCAAGATCCCGAACTCCCCTCCCACCGCCATCGCGTCCTTCATCGACCCCATCCCCAAAttaatttctagggtttcgttACACACGCGGTACGAGATCAAAGATGATGAGGAGAGGAGTACGTGCCTGGGGATTGACGAAGAGGGGCAATGAGaacgccgcggcggcggcggatgctGCTGCGGCGGAGGGTAGGGGGAGGGATTCGGAGAGCGATCGGAGAGCGACGGAGAGGTGGAAATGGAGATcgagcgacgacgacgacgacgacgacgacgacgacgatggggTTTTGGAGAGCTTAGAGGAGATAGGGATGGGATTGGGGAGGAGATTGAGAAGCCCCATCGTTGCGGCGGTGCTCGCCATTGTTGCTCCCTCTCAAagtttcagagagagagagagagagagagagagagagagcgtgtgTGTGTTCGTGTGATTTTGGAGGGAAAGAGGAGATAAGAGACGAGGGGACGAGAAAAGGAGATGGTACGGAGAAAATGAATGGCGGAGTATGCGGACGCGTGGGGCTACGAGATTAGCCGTTGGATTCGTGCTACAGTGGCATTTGGGTAATTAAAGAACGGTGGATGGTGGAGGAACGATGGGTCCGCATGCGACTCCGCATGGAGGATTTCGGAAGAGGAAGCGTCTTGAAGCTTCTGGTGAGCACACGCACGCACGTAATACAAATTGCACCCCTAGTCCCTAACCTTTCAGCAAGTTTTATTTTGGTATACAAACATTTAAGTTGACCAGTAGTTGTCTctaaatttacaattaaaaaaaaaattacttatacACCTCTGAAGtgtaaatattatatttcttatcttagaatctacaaaaaaaaaaaaaaaaaaaaaaaaaaaaagccgaaATAGATTttagtgaaataaaaaaatgatgtgataagtaaaaaaataatagctttTAGATAGAATGAGTGCAAAATATACACTCCCGTAGCATtgctcataaaaaaaaaaataatgaatacaTCCAAAAATTAGTGTATATTTTCCATTCGATTTATCCAATAGAtgagatatttttattaatcacATTAAATAACTAGTAAGATGTATATCTTTCAATCACTTATTGGATGTGTGGTGTGTAGTTAATCTTAAAAATTTCAGAAACACTACTGATACGCAAAAAAGGATATAAATCTTACGATCTTTTATTCCGAGATCCATatcggttaaaaaaaaaaaaaaggttcaagTTTGTATTGACAAATCTTACACTCTTTTATCCATCGGTCTATAttgatggagaaaaaaaaattgagcaatACTACATACTAGGGGCGGAAACGAgcaagctcgagcgagcttatgaaCCTGTTTGGCctaatttctgaaaaagtgatttctgaaaatATGATTTTGATTTAGAGAATTGATTTTgcttaaaagctgtagagcgtttcGCCGAAATAGATAAAAGTGACTTTTctgaaataattttgaaaaactatTTGGCATTTTTTGTtatgtttgcataaattaatatttttattaaatattattttaaaataatttaaaatctaaatttaaatttgaactaaaattaaaatttttaaatttcaaaattatacaaaatttaaaatttgatatttaaattttaaaaataatttaaaattttaaaaatttaaaaattaaaaatataaatataaatttaaaaatatatataattatgaattttaaaatataaaatttgaatatttaaaatttaaaatttaaattttgaatatttaaatttaaaatttaaaatttaaattttgaatatttaaaattgaaaaataaaaatttgaatatttaaaatttaaaatttaaaatttaaaatttaaaatttaaaattttaaaattttaaaattttgaaatttataatttgcagattaaaaattataatttgaaattttaaaatctaaaatttgagatttgaaatttaaaattaaaatttaaagtttgaaatctatttttcaaaatttaaaatttaaaagttaaaatttaaaaattcaaaaatgaatctgaaaattaaaatttaaaattaaatttaaatgtaaatattgaaattaaaataaaaataaaaatttgaagtttaaatccaaaatcagaatcaaactTCAAGAAGTAGCTTTTTTCATCTTCTGATTCTGAGGCCtttaaaattagatttctgattctaaaaagcagaatcaTATTTTAAAAGTGTGTTGCCAAACgttctattgagccgaaaattacttttcaactCAAAAGCACTTTTTGaaagttaggccaaacaccccctatctctgctcaagcttggcttgaaattaatttcgagcctaaatttaggctcaagcttggcttgaaattaattcgagccgagctagagCGAGCCTAACTTCAAGTCGAACGAGCTGtagccctaaacgagctgcttgaaattcttaacatcatgcaatctataatttaatttttataaaatattatctaaaatttgatatgaaaaatatctaatagtttaacatataaaataaatgcatgaaatacgatattataatactaaaataattagaaaaatcgACTCTGCgaggaaggaaaaaagagagaaagagagcaattagagtaggattttgctggtttgattttgtaggcccaataatctaaattctatatacatataattaaaatacataatatatattattttatataattaaaatatatattatatataattatatatagagagagtttggttactatatatacttttataagtataaacccctttatacttataagttttcgaccgttagatctattcttttgaccattttcatccgttaaattatactattcaacgaaccacccactcaatcttaggggaccactgtcattctaatcgcacatccaacgaccgaaaatttataagtataaaaaggtttatacttataagagtatagtagcccgagcatatatatatatatataattaggctactatactattaataacaaaaaccgcttgctattaggttttcagcccttggatgaaaggatgtgcggttagaatgatagtagccccctagggttgagtgggtggctagttgaatattatgatctaacggatgaaaatggctaaagggatagatctaatagcagaaaactcgatagcaccaaatgcttgatactatcgatagtataatagctgaactttatatatatatatatatattataatatatataggcaGATTACGGCAAAACTTAATAATACAAGCGCTTAGTATCTAAGATATAATAGATAATATAATagccggatatatatatatagagagcagaAGAGAGAGTCGCattactatattatcgatagtactaaatgTTGGTATTATCGAATTTTTTGTGCTTAGTAGGGGTGGACGAGACGAgacgagcgagcttatgtcagctcaaattcggattgaaattaatttcgagctaaatctaggctcaagctcggcttgaaattaattcgagccgagttcgagcgagcctaatttcgagtcgagcgagctcgagctctaaacgagccgattgaaattctcaattatataatcaatagtttaatttttatagaacattacctataatttgatgcaacatgtccaatagttcaaaatacaaaataattacaagaaatatgagctagggtgactgcctgactgggtgagggtctgagggagagagagagagagagagagagagagagagagagagaggaaggaaaaaaaattagggatttgggaatttaaatgttatcatgttttagggttatgtgcaacagtgaaagtctgaaagagagagtgttatgtaaatttagagttgggctcaattgcacggttgtacttattgggtttattttatgggccaacaataatggcccaaattaaattaaagcctatatataattaaattacattatatatatatatatatatatatatatattcgagcttttcgagcctaattcgaacgagcggagtaatactcaagctcggcttgaaatgaattttgaGCCTTTtattcaactaactacccactcaaccctagaggatcactgtcattctaaccacacattccttcatccaaagatcgaaaatctaatagcaagtgattggtactattaatagtatagtagactatatttatatgtatatatatttcgagcttttcgagtttaattcgagcgagccgagtaatactcaagctcggcttgaaattaatttcgatcataaatttaggctcaagcttgcttgaaattaattcgagccgagcttgagcgagccgaatatcgagccgaacacgagtcgaacacgagcgggctcgctcatttgccagccctactacATACACTTGTAAATCTTACAATATTCTTCcaatttaaaattcacaaaaaattaaatagaatttcggttaaaaaaaaattgataagataaGTAGAAAGAGTTCTTAGATGAGCTgagtgtaaaatatatatttagttaggAGTGCATATCCAGCattactttataaaaaaatattattgaaagtTTAGAGATTAAATTTAGTGTAAACTACGGTCCTCAACTATGAGGCACGTGAAACGTTAGCCTTTAAACTTTAGCTTATTGTAAATCTGGCttgaagtttcaaaattaaagtgtaaactttcaaaattaaagtGATAATGATTAATTTAGTAACATTTACTTTTATACTTTATGTATCCATATCATATATGATTTGTAtagattgatatatatattctactttcatatggataaaaaaaatcttgctTATTTGGTCGGCCTGTTGCATGTGCCCAAATGAGCTTTTTTGGCGGTATTGAAGAATAACGCATCTtttatttctaacttttttatttagatttttctaattaattaagttcaaaaaaatttattaatttttatagctCAATTAACTTGTAGTAgttaattaatcttattttgtaCGCTACAAAGCAGTTTAAGATAAGTGAAAGAATCTAATGCATTAGATGGATGAATGTAAATCTTGCACCTGGGAATGAGGTATATGAATAGCATTCTTTATACTCTTCTGTAAAAATCTATGAAGACCCCCTCAAATGTTTGCGCTTTTTAAGTGTCCGGCCCCCTCAATTTACCCTTTTTTGAATTAACACTCCCTCAatcttaatttgttaaaaattaaactattttgtcatataaattatatattcatcaaatttatcaataatttttattacatttaaaaattaattttagtaataaatttatttttattaataactttaattatttttagtatttaaaactAGAATAGCCCAGTTGAGTAGCTAAAAATCAGAATTAATAGTCCACCTGAGCAGCTAAACttaattcaaactaaaaggaaacagaactttaaaaaattttggtcctcaaactatgagtgggatgacattttggtcctcaaattttataatatcttacttaaattttttgtattgtTGTAATTAAGTAACACAtttcaatttagttgactaaatattgataagTTGTTGGTATAAAAGTGATATAATAACTTAATTATTATCGCATAATCAATCACAACACTCAACACAGCACTTCTCATCgatgatttatcaaatatttaatcaactaaattaaaatctgtgcgacttaattgtaataattttaaaaagctaataaaaatttaaggatCACAGTACCACGTTCCACATTGTTTAAGGACCACAGGTGTAATTTTtccgaaatttttttaaaagaaaaaatcaaagttGAAGTTCCTGTTTCGAAATTGTCTACAGTTGAGAGGGATCTCCGCGCACTTCTCATCGTATGCTTTTGTTACCGTGCGAGCTCAGGGTTAAAATGATTAGTCCCACATCGGGATTTAAACCACACTATTCCCTCGTCTTTAATACGTCAATGCGACCGTTGTGACGTGGGGGAGCGGCAGGAGGCGTCATCGCATCTGTTTATTCAAACAACGCTCGTGCAGcgttctaaaccctaaaccttccCCAATTTGGCGGGAaatttgcgaaaaaaaaaaatgtttctcGAAAAGCGGGCCCACTTTCTCCGGGGTTTCCGGCCTATCAAAaaaaaccaaaggaaaaaaagaaaaaccccgATGCCTTGCGATGATGATGCCTCCCCTGTTGTTGTGATTTGCCGCGGAAGGTTCGTAGGGGGCTCCTCACAAGCCGATCATCCTCGCCTTCCAcaccccccctttttttttttttaattgtgagagctataataaataatattttgatttttaaatcactatttttcataattttgatttgaactttttgagCTCGTTATGATTTAGTTTTGTAAGTTTTGTTTTCTGATTTGtcgtatatttaaaaaaattagaatttgtggagaattgaatttttttaagctAAATTATCGTTTTAGTTCTTTAAATTATAAGACGTGTGATACAttgattttcaaattattattttttataacttgGGCTCGAGCTTTCTAAATCGTTACAattaagtttcataatttttgttatCTGATTTGTCGTAGagtcaaatatatttctatttcaaaaaattttgtatttttaactttcaaattacAAGACGTGTGATACTTTGATTTTTAAGCTGTTacttttttgtaatcttaaactataattaagttttataatctctgttattttttattttcaaactaCTATTTCTTATAACTTTGGCTCAAGCTTTTTGAATCGTTACAattaagtttcataatttttgttatCTGATTTGTCGTATAATCGAGTATATttctatttcaaaaaatttcatacttctagattttaaattataagacctgtgatattttgatttttaaactattattttttataattttaaactataataaAGTTTTATAATCTTTGTTATCTGATTTGTcgaatattcaaaaaattataatctgTGGAGAATTTTTTCAGCTAAATTATACCTTTATAGTTCTTAAATTATAGAACATGTGATAAACTGAATTTcaaactattatattttataattttggttCGCGCTTTCTAAATCattataattaagtttcatAATTTGTGTTATCTGATTTGTCGTAGAGTCAAACATATttctatttcaaaaaattttgtatttttggttTTTAAGTTGCAAGACGTGTGATACTTTGatttttaaactattattttttataattttagactATGATTAAGTTAAGTTTTAGAACCTTTATTATCTGATTTTTcgtatattcaaaaaattagaatatgtGGAGATTTTTTTTCAGCTAAATTAGAATATGTGGAGTTTTATAATCTTTATTATCTGATTTGTCGTATATtcatattctatttttttttcaaaaaattagaatatgatATACTTTGATTTTcaaactattattattacttataattttgGCTCGAGCTTTCTGAATCTTTACAATTAAGTCTCATAATTTTTGTTGTCTAATTTGTCGTAGagtcaaatatatttctatttcaaaaaaattcatatttttagtttttaaatgataaGACGTGTAGTACCCTTGGCTTTGAGTTGGAGACGTTTTGCgcaaaatagacgtaaaaaCGGACTTTGAAACTCAAGATTTTTATTGTagaggactaaagtgaaaaatctaGATGTATAGGGGCTTATGGGCAATTGTTTTTACTTAGTCGGTGGAGTCCACGTGGTCCTCCATTCTCTATTCTCatcctttctttttgttttttttttttattatattgcCAAGTTGtgagctaattaattagcagGGTAGCATTGGGTTCGTTCGTGCGAGCGAGCAAGGCGAGCGAGCGAGTCAAGTGCGCGCGTCATAGTAGCGCCGTTGGAGGCTGGGCGAGCGCGGAATTTCTTTTCCTATTGACTTCTCGCTGTCGTGGATTAGCGTTTGAaatgggtttatcatcggatttCTACTCCTATAGTCCCGTTGGTCGACATATATAATTAGTGTATATTCGTCGTTATTgtttttagctcaaattcatagttatgcatgttttagacatatgaaTTAAATTTGGAGCATGTTATTAAgtgttaataattatatatgttggacttgaataTGATATAagagaaaaccagcgttcgggacctgtcatatgttaaactacctaatttagctctaggagccgctgtatttttatactgttgcagtattcTTATGGTGAGTACCCCAGATAGTTCAAATTACTGTTACGCtcatgctgggatgccgagccgatttttacagtagtgtttataTTGTTCCGGACTAGTGGGTGCCGTAGTGGTTGACGACGGACTTAATTAGATTTGTCATTTTGATATTAGactgtgccgagggcacgtgactagtTAGTTGGTAGTCCAGTTAGACCTTATTTATTTGACCGAGCCTGTGAGAGCCAGAATGAAACGATAGAGACACTTGTAAActcgttgggtcgcgcccacgaatgacattccggaatgaggtttcagtgcAATGAGTGTCACAGTTTTTGTTAGACAGTTCTTGAGCCGGCCAccctcggggtggtgtacggcGTAGCGGgatacaggcagggtgggtccgtttggaCAGCCCGGGTGAGATAGCCAGTGacttttactacagttggttagtgtagagcattcTAGTGTAGgaacatatagctgtagatttctttctAGCTTTTTCTTACTAGCTCTgttcccttctgtagacttaatgggtgaaccgatgatgttgagggcggtacctactgaggactacttgtttttacagtagttctcacgcccagttgttaccactgttttgcagagccaccggttccggctgctgcaccttcTGAGGctgatcgtggtaagggcgttgcgagctagagccctacccgacgagtcgCTGTGATAGAGGATCACCAGCTGCAGGTAGTCGTACTTTTggtttttgagttcatgtacatacagttgttgtaactcgctggagcgagtacttTTGGTCTGAtctttatgtatgtatatgagacttgttttattctacctgtttagtttctttacagctctatactactggttatagtattgtatgttttataaTTACCGTTACGTttcgtatatagaaaaaattctttgtatacggcggatttgtcggcgtgcccggggaatgtgtaatccggggcgtgacaagacgTGTGATACTTTGatttttaaactattattttttataattttaaactataattaagttttataatCTTCGTTATCTTTGATTTTcaaactattatttttataattatggcTCGAGCTTTCTGAATCGTTACAattaagtttcataatttttattgttagatTTATTGTATagtcaaatatatttctatttcaaaaaatttaatatttttagtttttaaattacaagacgtgatattttaattttcaaactattattttttataattttgatttgaactttCTAAATCGTTGTAATTATgttttattgtttttgttttctgatTTGTcgtatattcaaaaaattagaatatgtGGAGGATTTTTTTCCAGCTAAATTAGAGTTTTAGTTCTTAAATTATAATACATTTGATACTTTCATTGTAAAACTCAAAgttgtccaaaatatccgatatatCATACTCGATTCGAACCCTACCCAAACCCTATCAGGACCCA encodes:
- the LOC109713084 gene encoding uncharacterized protein LOC109713084 isoform X1, which codes for MASTAATMGLLNLLPNPIPISSKLSKTPSSSSSSSSSSSLDLHFHLSVALRSLSESLPLPSAAAASAAAAAFSLPLFVNPQDAMAVGGEFGILEGRTLALVHPLVMSGLFFYTLWAGYLGWQWRRVRTIQDEINQLKKQQVKSPAPAAAAVPAGAAASDASPPPPAEVSPVEAKIQKLTEERKELLKGSYRDRHYNAGSILLGFGVFEAVGGAINTWFRTGKLFPGPHLFAGAAITVLWAAAAALVPAMQKGNETARNLHIALNTLNVLLFIWQIPTGFDIVQKVFEFTNWP
- the LOC109713084 gene encoding uncharacterized protein LOC109713084 isoform X2 codes for the protein MASTAATMGLLNLLPNPIPISSKLSKTPSSSSSSSSSSSLDLHFHLSVALRSLSESLPLPSAAAASAAAAAFSLPLFVNPQDAMAVGGEFGILEGRTLALVHPLVMSGLFFYTLWAGYLGWQWRRVRTIQDEINQLKKQQVKSPAPAAAAVPAGAAASDASPPPPAEVSPVEAKIQKLTEERKELLKGSYRDRHYNAGSILLGFGVFEAVGGAINTWFRTGKLFPGPHLFAGADYKQKCTQRRLKIYSFSNRNAVLEIPCIYYQRKGE